A stretch of the Zeugodacus cucurbitae isolate PBARC_wt_2022May chromosome 6, idZeuCucr1.2, whole genome shotgun sequence genome encodes the following:
- the LOC105213407 gene encoding protein enabled isoform X1 — translation MKKLYAKASFKSKKPSHKNSTQDCVDGGIYISKPQHGPIILAYQSGSAQQQTPQSLADIDVSTSTMRRKHRKSTPEVAQSAANSAAASNEDESFFPPPPSRTPSSASSLSASNPAIARLYQPDDSHYYYSIQELQQLNMLDHRHPHFHRHQQQQQHQLLHQSNSATTAATVATAPTTTFYEHHKLVLQLPMAATTPTSPIYEAPHIVNNSSGGGGVGARSLDYSYNTHHPPLRSYLAADDIEGNDLDKDSDFMLGSDGRMAGFGSLPIVDAEVHARRLGSASPLSMSQRSSTLSFSNSRKLQHTHSMPSICLRNDRSVGGEGDADDDYGDDDSGGLQQLHAYRQQQLKLQQQQQEAQHKQHYHPQTTRHNSVKANLISNWPTITANANGYVSEQSIIGARASVMVYDDNLKRWLPSGTSAGLSKVQIYHHQQNNTFRIVGRKLQDHEVVINCSILKGLKYNQATPTFHQWRDSKFVYGLNFSSQNDADAFARAMVHALDVLSGRLVNNPAMGGAMGMGLPTNGNGYEEDMGYRTMTSEDAAILRQQQQITGQITPSAQTPTSQANQNNIPQSPPTPQGHHRTSRNSLSAPAAPQPQQMTIPQQQPQPPYGQAGQPNGLQPQTHVPPVPGQPQYHAPQQMQQAPQASHAVYSAQQLVNAGYPQQSQYQPSHFMLSNSNPNLNLHQYSQQQQPPPQCIPGAPQPPMPPPHQNGIGGGGGGGGPIYVSSSQSQPALPTSVSSSSGIYGGQPIQMQQPQAPSGVLQNGSGGGGGVGVTAAAGAAAAPPPPPPPPFGGIGAPAPPMMGGSSVPPAPMPPPANANRSAPQAPAAPPPPPAAAAPPPPPPPPAGGAPSTKKDDPQADLMGSLAAQLQQAKLKKNKPSAAPTENSGSSTSSGGSGNYGTIGRSSTGMASMMDEMAKTLARRRAQAEKKEPEAEPEVKQRPWEKSNTLPHKLGSSSSNTNCNASSNTTSNSGSESPRPMRKRFGSASEETILKQVNGDGLSLALSSTELDTLKADILKEIRSEIQKVKQEIIEVIKSEFNRR, via the exons ATGAAAAAACTTTACGCCAAAGCATCGTTTAAGAGTAAAAAACCAAGTCACAAAAATTCCACTCAGGACTGCGTCGATGGTGGTATATACATCAGCAAGCCGCAGCATGGACCAATAATACTAGCTTATCAAAGTGGCTCCGCACAACAACAGACCCCACAAAGTCTAGCGGATATTGATGTGAGCACATCAACAATGCGCAGAAAACACAGAAAGTCCACTCCCGAAGTCGCACAGTCGGCAGCCAATAGCGCAGCTGCCAGTAATGAAGATGAATCATTTTTCCCACCGCCACCATCGCGCACGCCCTCCTCAGCATCGTCACTATCCGCCAGCAATCCCGCCATCGCCCGTCTCTATCAGCCAGACGATTCCCATTACTACTACTCCATACAGGAGCTGCAACAGCTTAACATGCTTGATCATCGACACCCGCACTTCCATcgccatcagcagcagcagcagcatcaattGCTACACCAATCCAACTCAGCGACAACAGCAGCAACCGTTGCGaccgcaccaacaacaacattctaTGAGCATCATAAACTAGTGCTACAATTGCCTATGGCCGCAACAACGCCAACCTCACCCATTTATGAGGCACCGCACATAGTCAACAATtcaagtggtggtggtggcgtcgGAGCGCGTTCACTAGACTACAGCTACAATACGCATCATCCGCCACTGCGCTCATACTTAGCAGCTGATGACATTGAGGGCAACGATTTGGATAAAGATAGCGATTTTATGTTGGGCAGTGATGGCCGAATGGCGGGGTTTGGTTCATTGCCTATTGTGGATGCTGAGGTTCATGCTAGACGCTTGGGTTCGGCATCGCCCTTGTCTATGTCGCAGCGCTCCTCCACGCTGTCGTTCAGCAATTCACGCAAATTGCAACACACGCACTCCATGCCGTCTATTTGTTTGCGGAACGACCGGTCTGTGGGGGGTGAGGGCGACGCCGATGACGATTATGGCGACGATGACAGCGGCGGACTGCAACAATTGCACGCAtatagacaacaacaactgaaattacaacaacaacaacaagaagcgcAACATAAACAGCATTATCATCCGCAAACAACGCGTCATAATTCGGTCAAAGCGAATTTAATTAGTAATTGGCCAACAATAACAGCGAACGCTAATGGATATGT taGTGAGCAAAGTATTATTGGCGCGCGCGCCTCCGTCATGGTGTACGATGATAACCTGAAGCGCTGGTTGCCATCGGGCACCTCGGCCGGTCTCAGCAAAGTGCAGATCTACCACCATCAACAGAACAATACATTCCGCATCGTTGGGCGCAAACTTCAGGATCACGAGGTCGTCATAAATTGTTCTATACTGAAGGGTCTCAAATATAATCaagccacacccacttttcaTCAATGGCGCGATTCGAAGTTCGTTTATGGTTTGAACTTTTCCTCACAAAATGATGCGGATGCATTCGCTCGAGCCATGGTTCACGCATTGGAT GTGCTCAGTGGTCGTTTGGTCAACAACCCGGCTATGGGTGGCGCTATGGGTATGGGTTTGCCCACAAACGGGAATGGTTATGAGGAGGATATGGGCTATCGCACGATGACTAGTGAGGATGCGGCGATTttgcggcagcaacaacaaattactgGACAAATCACACCTTCCGCACAAACCCCAACTTCACAGGCCAATCAGAACAATATACCACAAAGCCCACCGACTCCGCAGGGACATCATCGCACCAGCAG AAATTCCCTTAGTGCTCCAGCGGCTCCGCAACCGCAGCAGATGACAATACCGCAGCAACAGCCACAGCCGCCATATGGACAGGCGGGCCAGCCGAACGGTTTGCAGCCACAGACGCATGTTCCACCCGTACCAGGTCAGCCACAGTACCACGCACCTCAGCAGATGCAACAGGCTCCGCAGGCCTCGCACGCCGTTTATTCCGCACAACAGCTGGTCAACGCCGGCTATCCGCAACAATCACAG TACCAGCCCAGCCACTTTATGTTATCTAATTCTAATCCGAATCTTAATCTGCATCAATAttcacaacagcaacagccgCCGCCACAATGCATACCAGGGGCGCCCCAGCCACCAATGCCGCCACCACATCAGAATGGTatcggtggcggcggcggtggcggcggtcCAATTTATGTTTCCTCATCGCAATCGCAGCCAGCGCTGCCCACATCCGTTAGCTCGAGCAGTGGCATATATGGTGGACAACCAATTCAGATGCAACAACCACAAGCTCCAAGTGGTGTATTGCAGAATGGtagtggtggcggtggtggcgtAGGtgttactgctgctgctggtgccgCTGCAGCACCGCCACCGCCTCCACCACCTCCATTCGGAGGCATAGGTGCTCCGGCTCCACCTATGATGGGTGGTAGTAGTGTACCTCCAGCACCGATGCCGCCACCGGCAAATGCTAATCGTAGCGCACCACAAGCACCAGCtgcaccgccaccaccaccggcAGCAGctgcgccaccaccaccacctccgCCCCCGGCGGGAGGCGCTCCTTCAACGAAAAAAGACGATCCTCAGGCCGATCTTATGGGTTCATTGGCGGCTCAGTTGCAACAAGCCAAACTGAAGAAGAATAAG CCATCGGCGGCACCCACAGAGAATAGCGGTAGCAGCACCTCTAGCGGTGGTAGCGGTAACTATGGCACAATCGGACGGAGCTCAACCGGTATGGCTTCCATGATGGACGAAATGGCTAAAACATTGGCACGACGACGTGCTCAAGCCGAAAAGAAAGAG CCCGAAGCCGAACCGGAAGTAAAACAGCGACCCTGGGAAAAGTCCAACACTTTACCACACAAACTGGGCTCATCATCATCGAATACGAATTGCAATGCCTCTTCCAACACCACATCGAACAGTGGTAGTGAGTCACCACGACCGATGCGCAAGCGATTCGGTAGCGCTAGCGAGGAAACGATACTTAAG CAGGTTAATGGCGATGGTCTGTCATTGGCTTTATCGAGCACTGAGTTGGACACTTTAAAGGCTGATATACTGAAAGAGATTCGTTCTGAGATACAAAAGGTCAAACAAGAAATAATAGAAG TTATAAAATCCGAATTCAATCGAAGATAA
- the LOC105213407 gene encoding protein enabled isoform X4 yields the protein MKKLYAKASFKSKKPSHKNSTQDCVDGGIYISKPQHGPIILAYQSGSAQQQTPQSLADIDVSTSTMRRKHRKSTPEVAQSAANSAAASNEDESFFPPPPSRTPSSASSLSASNPAIARLYQPDDSHYYYSIQELQQLNMLDHRHPHFHRHQQQQQHQLLHQSNSATTAATVATAPTTTFYEHHKLVLQLPMAATTPTSPIYEAPHIVNNSSGGGGVGARSLDYSYNTHHPPLRSYLAADDIEGNDLDKDSDFMLGSDGRMAGFGSLPIVDAEVHARRLGSASPLSMSQRSSTLSFSNSRKLQHTHSMPSICLRNDRSVGGEGDADDDYGDDDSGGLQQLHAYRQQQLKLQQQQQEAQHKQHYHPQTTRHNSVKANLISNWPTITANANGYVSEQSIIGARASVMVYDDNLKRWLPSGTSAGLSKVQIYHHQQNNTFRIVGRKLQDHEVVINCSILKGLKYNQATPTFHQWRDSKFVYGLNFSSQNDADAFARAMVHALDVLSGRLVNNPAMGGAMGMGLPTNGNGYEEDMGYRTMTSEDAAILRQQQQITGQITPSAQTPTSQANQNNIPQSPPTPQGHHRTSSAPAAPQPQQMTIPQQQPQPPYGQAGQPNGLQPQTHVPPVPGQPQYHAPQQMQQAPQASHAVYSAQQLVNAGYPQQSQYQPSHFMLSNSNPNLNLHQYSQQQQPPPQCIPGAPQPPMPPPHQNGIGGGGGGGGPIYVSSSQSQPALPTSVSSSSGIYGGQPIQMQQPQAPSGVLQNGSGGGGGVGVTAAAGAAAAPPPPPPPPFGGIGAPAPPMMGGSSVPPAPMPPPANANRSAPQAPAAPPPPPAAAAPPPPPPPPAGGAPSTKKDDPQADLMGSLAAQLQQAKLKKNKPSAAPTENSGSSTSSGGSGNYGTIGRSSTGMASMMDEMAKTLARRRAQAEKKEPEAEPEVKQRPWEKSNTLPHKLGSSSSNTNCNASSNTTSNSGSESPRPMRKRFGSASEETILKQVNGDGLSLALSSTELDTLKADILKEIRSEIQKVKQEIIEVIKSEFNRR from the exons ATGAAAAAACTTTACGCCAAAGCATCGTTTAAGAGTAAAAAACCAAGTCACAAAAATTCCACTCAGGACTGCGTCGATGGTGGTATATACATCAGCAAGCCGCAGCATGGACCAATAATACTAGCTTATCAAAGTGGCTCCGCACAACAACAGACCCCACAAAGTCTAGCGGATATTGATGTGAGCACATCAACAATGCGCAGAAAACACAGAAAGTCCACTCCCGAAGTCGCACAGTCGGCAGCCAATAGCGCAGCTGCCAGTAATGAAGATGAATCATTTTTCCCACCGCCACCATCGCGCACGCCCTCCTCAGCATCGTCACTATCCGCCAGCAATCCCGCCATCGCCCGTCTCTATCAGCCAGACGATTCCCATTACTACTACTCCATACAGGAGCTGCAACAGCTTAACATGCTTGATCATCGACACCCGCACTTCCATcgccatcagcagcagcagcagcatcaattGCTACACCAATCCAACTCAGCGACAACAGCAGCAACCGTTGCGaccgcaccaacaacaacattctaTGAGCATCATAAACTAGTGCTACAATTGCCTATGGCCGCAACAACGCCAACCTCACCCATTTATGAGGCACCGCACATAGTCAACAATtcaagtggtggtggtggcgtcgGAGCGCGTTCACTAGACTACAGCTACAATACGCATCATCCGCCACTGCGCTCATACTTAGCAGCTGATGACATTGAGGGCAACGATTTGGATAAAGATAGCGATTTTATGTTGGGCAGTGATGGCCGAATGGCGGGGTTTGGTTCATTGCCTATTGTGGATGCTGAGGTTCATGCTAGACGCTTGGGTTCGGCATCGCCCTTGTCTATGTCGCAGCGCTCCTCCACGCTGTCGTTCAGCAATTCACGCAAATTGCAACACACGCACTCCATGCCGTCTATTTGTTTGCGGAACGACCGGTCTGTGGGGGGTGAGGGCGACGCCGATGACGATTATGGCGACGATGACAGCGGCGGACTGCAACAATTGCACGCAtatagacaacaacaactgaaattacaacaacaacaacaagaagcgcAACATAAACAGCATTATCATCCGCAAACAACGCGTCATAATTCGGTCAAAGCGAATTTAATTAGTAATTGGCCAACAATAACAGCGAACGCTAATGGATATGT taGTGAGCAAAGTATTATTGGCGCGCGCGCCTCCGTCATGGTGTACGATGATAACCTGAAGCGCTGGTTGCCATCGGGCACCTCGGCCGGTCTCAGCAAAGTGCAGATCTACCACCATCAACAGAACAATACATTCCGCATCGTTGGGCGCAAACTTCAGGATCACGAGGTCGTCATAAATTGTTCTATACTGAAGGGTCTCAAATATAATCaagccacacccacttttcaTCAATGGCGCGATTCGAAGTTCGTTTATGGTTTGAACTTTTCCTCACAAAATGATGCGGATGCATTCGCTCGAGCCATGGTTCACGCATTGGAT GTGCTCAGTGGTCGTTTGGTCAACAACCCGGCTATGGGTGGCGCTATGGGTATGGGTTTGCCCACAAACGGGAATGGTTATGAGGAGGATATGGGCTATCGCACGATGACTAGTGAGGATGCGGCGATTttgcggcagcaacaacaaattactgGACAAATCACACCTTCCGCACAAACCCCAACTTCACAGGCCAATCAGAACAATATACCACAAAGCCCACCGACTCCGCAGGGACATCATCGCACCAGCAG TGCTCCAGCGGCTCCGCAACCGCAGCAGATGACAATACCGCAGCAACAGCCACAGCCGCCATATGGACAGGCGGGCCAGCCGAACGGTTTGCAGCCACAGACGCATGTTCCACCCGTACCAGGTCAGCCACAGTACCACGCACCTCAGCAGATGCAACAGGCTCCGCAGGCCTCGCACGCCGTTTATTCCGCACAACAGCTGGTCAACGCCGGCTATCCGCAACAATCACAG TACCAGCCCAGCCACTTTATGTTATCTAATTCTAATCCGAATCTTAATCTGCATCAATAttcacaacagcaacagccgCCGCCACAATGCATACCAGGGGCGCCCCAGCCACCAATGCCGCCACCACATCAGAATGGTatcggtggcggcggcggtggcggcggtcCAATTTATGTTTCCTCATCGCAATCGCAGCCAGCGCTGCCCACATCCGTTAGCTCGAGCAGTGGCATATATGGTGGACAACCAATTCAGATGCAACAACCACAAGCTCCAAGTGGTGTATTGCAGAATGGtagtggtggcggtggtggcgtAGGtgttactgctgctgctggtgccgCTGCAGCACCGCCACCGCCTCCACCACCTCCATTCGGAGGCATAGGTGCTCCGGCTCCACCTATGATGGGTGGTAGTAGTGTACCTCCAGCACCGATGCCGCCACCGGCAAATGCTAATCGTAGCGCACCACAAGCACCAGCtgcaccgccaccaccaccggcAGCAGctgcgccaccaccaccacctccgCCCCCGGCGGGAGGCGCTCCTTCAACGAAAAAAGACGATCCTCAGGCCGATCTTATGGGTTCATTGGCGGCTCAGTTGCAACAAGCCAAACTGAAGAAGAATAAG CCATCGGCGGCACCCACAGAGAATAGCGGTAGCAGCACCTCTAGCGGTGGTAGCGGTAACTATGGCACAATCGGACGGAGCTCAACCGGTATGGCTTCCATGATGGACGAAATGGCTAAAACATTGGCACGACGACGTGCTCAAGCCGAAAAGAAAGAG CCCGAAGCCGAACCGGAAGTAAAACAGCGACCCTGGGAAAAGTCCAACACTTTACCACACAAACTGGGCTCATCATCATCGAATACGAATTGCAATGCCTCTTCCAACACCACATCGAACAGTGGTAGTGAGTCACCACGACCGATGCGCAAGCGATTCGGTAGCGCTAGCGAGGAAACGATACTTAAG CAGGTTAATGGCGATGGTCTGTCATTGGCTTTATCGAGCACTGAGTTGGACACTTTAAAGGCTGATATACTGAAAGAGATTCGTTCTGAGATACAAAAGGTCAAACAAGAAATAATAGAAG TTATAAAATCCGAATTCAATCGAAGATAA
- the LOC105213407 gene encoding protein enabled isoform X5: MKKLYAKASFKSKKPSHKNSTQDCVDGGIYISKPQHGPIILAYQSGSAQQQTPQSLADIDVSTSTMRRKHRKSTPEVAQSAANSAAASNEDESFFPPPPSRTPSSASSLSASNPAIARLYQPDDSHYYYSIQELQQLNMLDHRHPHFHRHQQQQQHQLLHQSNSATTAATVATAPTTTFYEHHKLVLQLPMAATTPTSPIYEAPHIVNNSSGGGGVGARSLDYSYNTHHPPLRSYLAADDIEGNDLDKDSDFMLGSDGRMAGFGSLPIVDAEVHARRLGSASPLSMSQRSSTLSFSNSRKLQHTHSMPSICLRNDRSVGGEGDADDDYGDDDSGGLQQLHAYRQQQLKLQQQQQEAQHKQHYHPQTTRHNSVKANLISNWPTITANANGYVSEQSIIGARASVMVYDDNLKRWLPSGTSAGLSKVQIYHHQQNNTFRIVGRKLQDHEVVINCSILKGLKYNQATPTFHQWRDSKFVYGLNFSSQNDADAFARAMVHALDVLSGRLVNNPAMGGAMGMGLPTNGNGYEEDMGYRTMTSEDAAILRQQQQITGQITPSAQTPTSQANQNNIPQSPPTPQGHHRTSRNSLSAPAAPQPQQMTIPQQQPQPPYGQAGQPNGLQPQTHVPPVPGQPQYHAPQQMQQAPQASHAVYSAQQLVNAGYPQQSQQQPPPQCIPGAPQPPMPPPHQNGIGGGGGGGGPIYVSSSQSQPALPTSVSSSSGIYGGQPIQMQQPQAPSGVLQNGSGGGGGVGVTAAAGAAAAPPPPPPPPFGGIGAPAPPMMGGSSVPPAPMPPPANANRSAPQAPAAPPPPPAAAAPPPPPPPPAGGAPSTKKDDPQADLMGSLAAQLQQAKLKKNKPSAAPTENSGSSTSSGGSGNYGTIGRSSTGMASMMDEMAKTLARRRAQAEKKEPEAEPEVKQRPWEKSNTLPHKLGSSSSNTNCNASSNTTSNSGSESPRPMRKRFGSASEETILKQVNGDGLSLALSSTELDTLKADILKEIRSEIQKVKQEIIEVIKSEFNRR, encoded by the exons ATGAAAAAACTTTACGCCAAAGCATCGTTTAAGAGTAAAAAACCAAGTCACAAAAATTCCACTCAGGACTGCGTCGATGGTGGTATATACATCAGCAAGCCGCAGCATGGACCAATAATACTAGCTTATCAAAGTGGCTCCGCACAACAACAGACCCCACAAAGTCTAGCGGATATTGATGTGAGCACATCAACAATGCGCAGAAAACACAGAAAGTCCACTCCCGAAGTCGCACAGTCGGCAGCCAATAGCGCAGCTGCCAGTAATGAAGATGAATCATTTTTCCCACCGCCACCATCGCGCACGCCCTCCTCAGCATCGTCACTATCCGCCAGCAATCCCGCCATCGCCCGTCTCTATCAGCCAGACGATTCCCATTACTACTACTCCATACAGGAGCTGCAACAGCTTAACATGCTTGATCATCGACACCCGCACTTCCATcgccatcagcagcagcagcagcatcaattGCTACACCAATCCAACTCAGCGACAACAGCAGCAACCGTTGCGaccgcaccaacaacaacattctaTGAGCATCATAAACTAGTGCTACAATTGCCTATGGCCGCAACAACGCCAACCTCACCCATTTATGAGGCACCGCACATAGTCAACAATtcaagtggtggtggtggcgtcgGAGCGCGTTCACTAGACTACAGCTACAATACGCATCATCCGCCACTGCGCTCATACTTAGCAGCTGATGACATTGAGGGCAACGATTTGGATAAAGATAGCGATTTTATGTTGGGCAGTGATGGCCGAATGGCGGGGTTTGGTTCATTGCCTATTGTGGATGCTGAGGTTCATGCTAGACGCTTGGGTTCGGCATCGCCCTTGTCTATGTCGCAGCGCTCCTCCACGCTGTCGTTCAGCAATTCACGCAAATTGCAACACACGCACTCCATGCCGTCTATTTGTTTGCGGAACGACCGGTCTGTGGGGGGTGAGGGCGACGCCGATGACGATTATGGCGACGATGACAGCGGCGGACTGCAACAATTGCACGCAtatagacaacaacaactgaaattacaacaacaacaacaagaagcgcAACATAAACAGCATTATCATCCGCAAACAACGCGTCATAATTCGGTCAAAGCGAATTTAATTAGTAATTGGCCAACAATAACAGCGAACGCTAATGGATATGT taGTGAGCAAAGTATTATTGGCGCGCGCGCCTCCGTCATGGTGTACGATGATAACCTGAAGCGCTGGTTGCCATCGGGCACCTCGGCCGGTCTCAGCAAAGTGCAGATCTACCACCATCAACAGAACAATACATTCCGCATCGTTGGGCGCAAACTTCAGGATCACGAGGTCGTCATAAATTGTTCTATACTGAAGGGTCTCAAATATAATCaagccacacccacttttcaTCAATGGCGCGATTCGAAGTTCGTTTATGGTTTGAACTTTTCCTCACAAAATGATGCGGATGCATTCGCTCGAGCCATGGTTCACGCATTGGAT GTGCTCAGTGGTCGTTTGGTCAACAACCCGGCTATGGGTGGCGCTATGGGTATGGGTTTGCCCACAAACGGGAATGGTTATGAGGAGGATATGGGCTATCGCACGATGACTAGTGAGGATGCGGCGATTttgcggcagcaacaacaaattactgGACAAATCACACCTTCCGCACAAACCCCAACTTCACAGGCCAATCAGAACAATATACCACAAAGCCCACCGACTCCGCAGGGACATCATCGCACCAGCAG AAATTCCCTTAGTGCTCCAGCGGCTCCGCAACCGCAGCAGATGACAATACCGCAGCAACAGCCACAGCCGCCATATGGACAGGCGGGCCAGCCGAACGGTTTGCAGCCACAGACGCATGTTCCACCCGTACCAGGTCAGCCACAGTACCACGCACCTCAGCAGATGCAACAGGCTCCGCAGGCCTCGCACGCCGTTTATTCCGCACAACAGCTGGTCAACGCCGGCTATCCGCAACAATCACAG caacagccgCCGCCACAATGCATACCAGGGGCGCCCCAGCCACCAATGCCGCCACCACATCAGAATGGTatcggtggcggcggcggtggcggcggtcCAATTTATGTTTCCTCATCGCAATCGCAGCCAGCGCTGCCCACATCCGTTAGCTCGAGCAGTGGCATATATGGTGGACAACCAATTCAGATGCAACAACCACAAGCTCCAAGTGGTGTATTGCAGAATGGtagtggtggcggtggtggcgtAGGtgttactgctgctgctggtgccgCTGCAGCACCGCCACCGCCTCCACCACCTCCATTCGGAGGCATAGGTGCTCCGGCTCCACCTATGATGGGTGGTAGTAGTGTACCTCCAGCACCGATGCCGCCACCGGCAAATGCTAATCGTAGCGCACCACAAGCACCAGCtgcaccgccaccaccaccggcAGCAGctgcgccaccaccaccacctccgCCCCCGGCGGGAGGCGCTCCTTCAACGAAAAAAGACGATCCTCAGGCCGATCTTATGGGTTCATTGGCGGCTCAGTTGCAACAAGCCAAACTGAAGAAGAATAAG CCATCGGCGGCACCCACAGAGAATAGCGGTAGCAGCACCTCTAGCGGTGGTAGCGGTAACTATGGCACAATCGGACGGAGCTCAACCGGTATGGCTTCCATGATGGACGAAATGGCTAAAACATTGGCACGACGACGTGCTCAAGCCGAAAAGAAAGAG CCCGAAGCCGAACCGGAAGTAAAACAGCGACCCTGGGAAAAGTCCAACACTTTACCACACAAACTGGGCTCATCATCATCGAATACGAATTGCAATGCCTCTTCCAACACCACATCGAACAGTGGTAGTGAGTCACCACGACCGATGCGCAAGCGATTCGGTAGCGCTAGCGAGGAAACGATACTTAAG CAGGTTAATGGCGATGGTCTGTCATTGGCTTTATCGAGCACTGAGTTGGACACTTTAAAGGCTGATATACTGAAAGAGATTCGTTCTGAGATACAAAAGGTCAAACAAGAAATAATAGAAG TTATAAAATCCGAATTCAATCGAAGATAA